GTCTATCAAATAATTTGTCATTATTATCGGTTTTAGATGCACGGGTAATATCTTAGATTTTGCATATCCTCACTCCCCTCCTACTAGATTGTTAGAGAAGTATTTCCTGATAGCAAATCTGGTATTAATAAAAATCATTTGGTTCAGAGATTTTTGTTGGGAAATTGGGACAATAATGAGGAGGCACTTCAAATGGCCATTCTGTACTTCATTCAtacctttcttttttctcaactTGGTGATACAACCATATCAGTGGATGATTTTAGAATGATTGAGGATGGTCGGTATGAGCATTTCCCATGGGGTCAACTCGTATACTCTAAATTGATGAGAAGTATGAGATTAGAATTTACAACTGTTAAACAGTTGTACCATTTGGGAGGCATGCCCTACGCATTAAATGCATGGATGTATGAGTGTGCATCAGTAGTACACCCGAATATTGCAGTTATAGAGGAAAATCAGATTCCAAGAATATGTAACTGGCGAGTGGTTGGTCTTAAGCCTAAATATGGAATATTTATGTCTAGCATCATTAGCGAGGTAAATTAGAAATACTCTGTCATTTAATACAATTATTATTCAATTATTATAATGATTTGACAAACgtatcatttgagactcaatctATTTAACATACATTCTtacattttttgtttttttggggCTGTTTGATTTATCCCCCCTTTTCAAAATTCATGCACGAAGATAGTGTCAACTACAGAGGAGTTATTGTCACTGGATCTACCAGGTGTTGAAGTTGGTGCATCAAACATTCCATCCACATCATCTATCCCAACCACATCTACTGCCAAACCCATCCACGATGAACCATAACATCTGTCAGGATTTGAAGATTTCACTACAAGTCCTATTGAACATTTATTAAGGAAGTCTAGCCAAGTCGCTAAGAGATCATCTCCACTACCAccaaaaagaatgaaaattgTTTAGGGAAAGAAACCTATTCCTAAAAAAGCCAAtgcaaaaaaaaacaataacaaaatcCATAAGTTATTAAGAAGACagttcaaaattctaaaatccCATCTTCAACAAAAGGTGTTTCTGATACATTGTCTGAACCATCATCTGTTCCAGTTCAACTTTTGAACACATCGGCTTTGGAGTCATTGAAGAAGTATATAGCTAATCTTGTAAGGTCtattaaatgatttattttttaatatatcttattttagttatatattaaTTAGGTGGATTTTTGTTGCACTAAGGTTGATCAAAAGTTTAGTGATCTTGAGAGTTTAATCAATTCAAACAACCGCAAGATTTGTGATTTTGAAAGtttaatcaaatcaaaccactCTGTAATGTTGAAAGCCATTGGCAAGGAAGTTGACTCGTTAATGAAGGTAGTTTGTTATTCATTTTCTTACAATTctgtttgtataaatttttatgaattactTTAATGGCTTATATATGTGTTCATGTAGGACAGGCCTGGAACATGCAATCCGAATAGGAAAAATGATTTTGATGGTTCCGGTAGGACAGATTCATCTTTTGAACAATATTCCCCAACAAGTGTTGGAGAAATGCGCAACAATgatccaaaattttcaaatttatgtaACATTGAAGAACAAGTTCATGATCAGGAATCTAGTGAGGTATTTTTTAGTCATTTAAATTTTGATACAAAATAGACATATATatcatgatttcttcatttgataattatttatttgaagtGTCAAATAATGGTGTGCCGTTTAGgtgttattatttaataattttgtttAGGATACGCATACATTGATGGATCAACAAAGAATCAACAAGACCCGTAGGAGATACTACATAATTTCATTTCTGTAGAAGCACCTGAAATATGCAAGGATGCAGAGGATTTATTGAGTACCGATAAAATAAtgttaaattaataataaaattatacatCAGTGATTGTGTAAATATGTCAAACATATGTAATACCTTTTACGATGTTAAGAAAAATGATATGCctattattattcaaaatgcATCAGTACAAACACCAAAAATTGATACACTTTTAGATGCTATTGGATTGTCTAATACAGTAGCTTCTGAATCTGAATTATTTCAAGATACAGGAGTTTTGATGACAAAAACGAAAGTAATGTGCCTTTTCATAAGttatgatacataaatattcCAATATATCAGTTTAATATATCGCATATGTTTTAGGGTTCTTCACCAAACATTCAGTCAAATATCGGGCATGAAGTATCAGTAGAAACTGGAATGGCCACTACATTTGTACATGATATTGGACATGGCGATACaaatacaaatcaaaataagaatGTAAGTCTTATGAATTTTTAGAGTGATTAAGGAATGTATTAAGTATTATTAACTTCAACAATGTGCACAacacatattatattataatacttCTCTTTAACTTCCTTATTTCATATAGAAGTTCACTAAATCAAATCCAATTTCACTTGCCTTTAGAGAGGATATAGATGCCTTTAATTCAGAAATCCATGTTTCTATCGATGTTCAACCATTGAATACAATTACTCCTTATGATGATCAGCTTCTCCGTTATAGTCAGTTGCCAACTACTCTTCCATGCTTACAGATTATTGCTCATGATGTTACAAAGACTCGAGCTCCACGTAGCAGAAGTCTTCAAAGATTTTTAAATTTCCGTATTTAACGTCATTTGGTTCAAGCGATAAAGGCAATGAGAAGATTTCTTCTGAACTCAATCCGAAATATCCATTTGAAGGCTTTACTATCTGTGATGAACCTCCAAGGGAAATACTCTCAGAATATTCCCAATGGATAGACAAAGGCCTTTTAAGAAATCATGCAACGAAGTAAGTAATCGATTTATATGTTGTAACACATTTTATTTAGTTTACACTGTACAATAATCTGATTAGTTATATTATTACAGAAAGCCAAAGTAAGATAATTATCGATCTAGATGTTCTTTAGCTTTGGAAAAATTGACTATGTTGTTGCATATTCCAAGGAAAAAAACTGGTTTTATTTGATGTCTCAGCCAAAGAAATGCTGGAATGATGAGGTTAGGGATAATTCAGATATATTATTTAGAAGATATGTgttattgtttatgtatcatcTATATTTTATTAAGACTGATACGCTCTGCAGCACATCGATGTCATATTTTACTACCTTCGCAAGAAATCAAAACTTCAAAATGGTAACCATTACAGATACACTACAACAAATTGTATCTTCAAGGATTACATTAACATGGCACATGCAAGGTACTATTCAATTAATCAAGATTTTAGTACACAAGAAGATATGGCACGTGGTGCTGATGTATCTAGGCTTGAGAGGTCAGTTACCAACATAATAAGAGGTTTGTTTATTCCTGCCGGTCTGCCATGGTATTTAGTCGATGATGTCTACATCCCTGTGAATTGCGCTGGTGATTATCATTGGGCTTTGTTAGTAGTTGTATTAAAAGAGAGGCTTAAATGTGTGTACGATTCATCAATGGGTTCAAGAAAAAAAGAACCATATGTTGAGATACAAAAGTTGGCTCAAATGTTGCAAACGTATATTGTCGACAATGGGTTGCTTGAAAAATCAGATCGCACTGATTGGTCTGTTCTTGATACTTACAAGGACAAATCAATTGGCATGCTACTGGACTAGAAATCCCCTTTAATGTTGAATATGTTCAAGGGATCTCTCAACAAGGAAACGATAGCCTATAAGTAATTTATCATTTTGTATTTTCACTATAACTATTATTTGCATAGTATATTTTTGTTACTTAGTGATAGTTAATGTATGTATCAACAGTGGGAGTCACTATATGTGCTAATGTGAACATATATTTCAATTGTTTTAGGGATTGCGGTGTGTTTGTAGCTGCGTTTGTCGAGTTTCTTAGCGATGGAATTTCGATCCCATCAACTGGAATCAAAACCGATTATCTTCGTTCAAGATATTGATCTTGGGCACATTTACTTGCCCAATAGCAACTAAAATCATATATTATTGCTAGATTCAAAAACAAAACTCCTAAAGTTGAATTCATATTGTGCATATTTCGTATTATTATAACTAAATAGCATGTTTAGAAACTTTCAGATCTAAGTGAGTACAAATGGATATAAGAACCATGATTTGATGGAAATTGGAACTCAAGAGAGAAATAAAGTCACAAGGGAACTAAAATACACTGCAATGAAGAAAATCGATATCACGGAGTAAGGACCTATACTTTTTATTCCAAAACATAGAATGTATTTCATGAGACAGTGTAGTCCgcgccaggtccgcgatgcggactggTCATGAAGAATTAATAAGAGAAGAAAGGAAATTATTTCACGAGACAGTGTGTTCCACGATAATTTCATATCGCAGACCTTGGAATTATGTTTATCAAAATCAAAGTGTGAAATTATTTGACAAAacagtgtggtccgcgacaagtccgtGTCACGGACCTTGGTAATATATTGATTAGAAATTGAaatgtaaaattattttgcCAGGCAGTGTGGTCCACGATCAGTCCGCATCGCGGATATTGGACATGTGCAAGCTGAATTCATCCCAAAAGCAGGAAAATGAAATGTTATGTTAAAACAAGACAAATCCGCATTGCGGATTTCAATGCAATTACTTTAACAATGCATTTTTTGGTGCTATAAAGAtcacttttatattttttatgaggGCACTTGTTCTTGTCGGAAGGAGGCTGAAGGAAGACAAAAGAAGACCTAGTTTGGTAATATTTTCTCCTTTCTCTTTCATCTTAGATTCAAGTTTATGTTAGAAATGTTTCATGTAATTGTCTCACAAACTACGAGAGGCTAAATCctcttgttcttgggttgtagccataagatgaaagtttaattcttgtttgctttggttgaaaatgggtttcATATGAagttactcttatattcttgttttaatttttttaatgcttgatcaccattggACATATTTGTTGTCTATCCTTAACTCGAAAGATGAAAGgaagatagaacactagaatataaggagcatgTTTGTTTTAGAGTTGTCTAGAACAATTAGTGTATAGAATGAttgtgacacatatctatacaccatgtttggttgtTAAATAGGATGAAAAGACTAAggcatttttgttggttcatgcttatccccgctcaatgatgtagttaagtTGTCAACAAGAATAGACAATTAGAGATTGAAAAATCATGATTATAAAATCAACCCTATAAATCAATAATATGGAACCTCTTGGATGCCAAGGTAATGGAGATTAAACTGGAAATTTTAAATTGCTACAACCCAAggactcttctttaaattgataattcTATTTGAGATCTTTAAAGTAGCTTTCACCTAGTTTTGGTAATATCATTTGTAGATATaaacaaactcaactctttgagACACacacttataattcaatttattACAAAGTTAACTAAGCCTAGTTGCAtattccctgtgggttcgacaTCCAACTCTCAAAAAGagccactatattacttttgagaccacGTATACTTGCATGTGCGTTTGGAGACCAACAAGTTTTTGGCGCCATTGCCGGGAAATTTATGTTAAATTTGGAAATAGCTATCTTTGTAAAGTTCCATTATTATTAGTGCTTGTGTTAACAACTTGGTCTTGGCTGGAAAGATTTTTTGCAGGTAACTGAGACATTACACtagacagagataaggagcttgtAGATCCATTATCCAAGCCTGAACGATTCTTCCAGCGAAAAAGGTGAACAGCGGCTTCgaaaaatataattcataaacTCAATCTGGTTGATAATCATGATTTAGAAGGAGAGGTCTTGCCAGAAGAGGTTCCTATGGAAATGGCATCCATAACAGTGCGTGATGTGGCAGTCCCACTCACAACAAATGTCACCTCTAGCATAAAAAAACCTCCAGCTGGAGGAAGATTTGAACTGAAATAGAATATGGTAAATTGTTGCACTCTAATGGGCAATCTATTGGGTTTCCATGAAGATCCTCAAGTTCACATTCAAATTATTTTGGAGATTAGCGACACTTATACACCTAATGGGGTATCTCCTAACTATGTGAGGTTAACATTgtttcccttttccttgttggGGGAAGCTAGGAGGTGGTTGAAGTCagaaccaccaaattcaatcacttcATGGAATGATTTGGCGCGCAAATTTCTTATCAGGTTCTTTCCTTTGGGAAAGACGGCTAAGTTGACAACTGAAATTTTAAGCTTCAAGAAAAAATGTGGAGAAAATTTGTACCAATCCTAGGGCAGATTTAAATCGTTACTCATTAGTTGCCCTTACCATTATCAAGCTAATGAGGTGTTGGTCCATACTTTCATTGAAGGTTTGGAACCCaataccaaaattcttcttgattctGCTGCAGGTGGACAAGCCTTGGAGAAAATATATGATGAGCTATATATATTGCTTAATCATACATCTCAATGAAACCGAAAGTGGAATGGAGGAAATGTTAGACCTGTTGTTCAAAAACAAGCAGGCATGTTAAAAGTTGATGCGGTAACTGCATTGAAAGCACAAATTGCAGGAATGAAAAATATAATGACAACGCATTTCAACACTTTAGCAAAAGGACAGCAGCAAGCTTCAGTGAGCATGGTTTAGTAACAACACATGTGGTGTGAGGTCTGTGGAAGCAGTGACATGTGGCTGAATATTGTGGAACAAATCCGGAGTCAGTAAATTTTGTAGAAAATGCACCTAGGGGTGGTGGCAACCAGAACTATGGAAACACTTATaacccaaattggagaaaccatccCAACTTCTCATAGGGTGGGAATCAGCAAAACTAATAGCAAGGTCAGACACAATACATACCACAAGGAGGTAGACAACAATACAACAATCATGGACAAGGATACAATACTCAGGGTCAAAGAATCAAGGACCAGGAAAATCAGGAAGCATGAGTgtagaggacatgttgaaacAAATCATGAAAGACCAAACTAAGCTAGCTGCACATGTTCGACAGAATTGGTTAGCTacccaaaatttagaaaaacaGCTTGGGCAATTGGCAAGTGCACACAATTCTCACCAACAAGGGGGTTTACCAGGTAAAACTGACCCAAATCCCAAATAGGTGATGTTGTGAGTACTCAAAGTGGTCTCCCCCTCACTGAATTGGCTCCCAAAGAAAACCAGCAgaggaaagagaaaaagagcAAGTTGGAGAAGAAGGTGAACCCAGCGGTTCAAAAGTAGTGGAGGAACTAAAGACAAAACCTCCTCCCCCTTTcccacaaaaaattaaaaagaagaaaaaagaggaatGTTTTGGAAAGTTCATAGATCTATTGAAGCACGtacaaattaacttacctttgatCAAGGTTTTGCAGGGAATCCCAaaatatgctaaattttccaaaGATATTATGGAAAATAAAAGCAAGTTAGCTGAATTTGAAACAGTGGAACTCACGGAAGAATGTATTTTAAGAATCCTGAACAAAATAAGCTTCCAGCTAAGCAAAAAGATCTAGGTAGTTTCACAGTACAGGTAACCATTGGTAAGTATAGTAATGCAAGAGGTCTTTGTGATCTGGGTGCTAGTATTAACTTGATGTCTAGATCTATACTTAAGAAATTAGGCTTGGGAGAACTTAAAGCAACAACTATTTTGCTACAGTTAGCTGATCGTTCTATAGCTAGACCTGATGGTATCATTGAAGATGTATTAGTACAAGTAGGATCCCTTatttttcttgttgattttgttattttagattttgaacCTAACCCCAATATTCCTTTTATCTTGGGACGCCCGTTCTTAGCAACAAGCGGGGCACTTATTGATGTGGCTGCAGGTAGGTTAACCATGAGAGCACATGACAAAGTGGAAGTGTTCGATGTATATCATGCATTAAAATTGCCTGTAGTCTATGAAGAACTATCTGCTACAACCATCATCGATGAGGAAGTATCAACTTAATGTATTATAGAAAATGATTCGTTGGCGAAAGTCGTGatgggtcaagatattgaagAGGACGTGGACACTAAAGAATTAGCCAGTGTGCTTGATATACCAAATAGCAACATGTGGAAAAAGAATGTGGAACCTTTGAACAAAGAATTGGGACCTTCACCCAAGCCTTCTCTGGAAAAATCTCCTAAATTGGAGTTGAAACAATTGCCAGCACATCTTAGGTATGTTTTTCTTGGCGTAAATAATACCTTACCTGTAATTCTTTCATCTGCTTAGTCTGAGGCACAGGCCACAACAGCACTTGAGATGCTAAAAAGGCAATTAGTTGGTAAATGACTGATGTTCACGGTATCAGCCCCACTTTGTGCATGCACAGAATTTTTATTGGAGAAGGACATAAAGCTAGTGCACAACCACAATGCCATTTGAACCCCATCATAAATAAGGTtgtgaagaaagagataattaagtggctAGATGCAGGCATAATATACCCAATATCTGACAATAAGTGGGTAAGCCTAGTTCAATGTGTACCAAAGAAAGGGAGGATTACTGTggtgaacaatgaaaaaaagagTTAATCCCCACAAGAACAGTAACTAGGTGGCGTATATGTATGGACTACAAAAAGTTGAATGATACCACAAGAAAAAATCACTACCCTATAccttttattgatgaaatgCTCGACAGATTAGCAAGCCAAGAATATTACTGTTTCTTAGATGGGCATTCAGGTTATAATCAAATTACCATTGCACCAGAGGATCAAGAAAAGACAATATTCACATACCCCTAGGGTACATATGCATTCAAGCATATGCTATTTGGTCTTTGCAATACTCCTGCCACTTTTTAGAGGTGTATGATTGCgatatttcatgatatgatgaaagaGTTTGTAGAGGTTTTCATGGATGACGTTTCAGTTTTTGGAGAGTCTTTTGATCTATGCctgaaaaatctagaaaaagtACTAGCAAGGTATGAAGAAATAAATCTCATCTTGAATTGGGAAAAATGTCATTTCTTGGTAAAAGAGGGTATTGTGTTGGGACATAAAGTGTCAAAAGGTGGTTTGGAGGTAGACAAAGCTAAAATTGAAGTAATTGAGAAACTTCCACCACCAATTTTAGTAAAAGGAGTTCGTAGTTTTCTAGGTCATGCCAGATTCTACTGGCGattcatcaaatatttttcaaagatcgcCAGACTCATGTGCAGTTTACTTGAAAAggagataaaatttatttttgattataaTTGTTTGTAGgcctttgaactcttgaagaaaaaGCTGATTGAAGCCCCCATTCTGATAGCTCCTAACTGGGAGTTACCTTTTGTGCTGATATGTGATGCAAACGACATAGCAGTGGGAGTAGTTCTGGGACAAAAGAGGAGAGAATTATTCACTCCATTTACTATATCAGCAAGACTCTTGACTCTGCGCAGGAAAACTACACTGTCACAGAGAAGGAAATGCTGGCATTGGTTTATGCATTCGACAAATTTTGCTCTTACCTAGTAGGTATATAAGTGATTGTTTATACTGACCATGCAGCTCTTAGGTACCTATTCAACAAGAAAGATTCCAAGCCAAAGCTCATTAGATGGATTTTATTGATACAAGAGTTTGCTATTGAAATCAAATATAGGAAGAGATGTGAAAATCAAATAGCAGACCTATCAATATTAGAGGATTTGTCCCATGTGATAGAGCAGAAGTCGATAAAAGAGGAATTTCCACATAAGAAACTATTAGAAATAGCGGTATAAGAACTCCCATGGTATGCAGATAGTGTGAACTACATTGTTAGTGGAGTATTTCCTCCTGATTCTACTTCGCATTAAAATAAGAAGTTTATGCATGATGGTAGGTTCTACGTATGGGATGAACCTTATCTATTCAACCAAGCGTTAACAGAATAGTTAGGAGGTGTATACCGGAAGCTGAGGTGCACTAAGTGTTAGATAGTTGTCATTCATCACCATACGTCAGCCATCATGAAGGAGAGCGCATTGCATACAAAGTGCTTTAATCTTAATTCTTTTGTCCTATATTGTTTAAGGACGCTGCAGGGTATGTAAAGAGTTGTAATCAGTCAATGAATGGGCACGATCTCAAAGAGACATGAAATTCCATTGAACAATATTTTAGAGGTTAAAATCTTTGATGTATGGGGAATGGATTTCATGGGTCCATTTCCACCACTTGTGGGAGTCAATATATCTTGGTGGTAGTGGATTATGTATCCAAATGGGTTGAAGCGGTAGCCCTTCCTACGAATGACTCGAGGGTGGTAAGCATGTTCCTGAAGAAGCATATCTTCACTTGTTTTGGAACTCCCAGGGCAATTATAAGTGATGGAGGACCACATTTTATCAATCAAACAGTGAAGAACCTCTTGGCCAAATTCGGAGTACACCATAAGGTGGCCATAACTTATCATCCATAAACCAATGGACAGGTGGAAGTCTCTAATAGGGAAGTGAAGCAAATTCTGCAAAACACTGTCAATGCACAATGGAAGGATTGGGAAGAAAAGCTAGATGAGGCATTATGAACATATAGAATTGCGTATAAAACCCCCATCGGAACATCCCCTTATCAAATGGTTTTTGGTAAAGCATGTCACTTGCCGATGGAGCTAGAGCCTCAAGCCTACTGGGCAATCAAAAATCTCAACCTTGATCCCGAGCTAGCGCGACGAAATAGGTTAGATCAGTTATATGAGTTAGAAGAATTCAGGCTCCACGCCTATGAAAACGCCAAGCTTTGCAAGGAGAAAACCCAGCGATGGCACGATAAGCACATCATCACTCGTATTTTTGAACCAGGACAAAAGGTACTCTTCTTTAACTCTAGACTTAAGCTTTTTCCAAGAAAGTTGCAGTCCAAATAGAGTAGACCTTTTGAAGTCGTGCATATGACACCATATGGAGCCGTAGAATTGTGGAATGCAATAAAAATGTCCACATTTTTGGTAAATGGACAAAGCTTTAAGCATTACTTCTGGGAGGATGTTGATCATGAGCAAGAAGTCATAAAATTGGATAATGAGTGAAGCAGCAGCTGGGTCATTCTGCGATAATAAATTAAATGCTGCGCTGGAGGCAACCCGTGAGGTATTGTGTGTCTTAATTAGAATTTTAGTTGCTTATTTTGGTTTTACTAaaaattaatgttgttgagtaTATAAGctagtttgaaaaataaaagagcaTAAAAAGGAGGTTTGGACATAGCAAAAACAATATGGTCTGtgacaagtccgcatcgtgAACCTACTCCAGTTCGATGAAAAATGTTGCCCAGGTATGTCACGAAAAAttgatgttgaaaaataatTCACAAGGAAAGTCCTTGCCAAGTCCGCATTCAGTGCAAAAAAAATGCAACTTGGAATCTTGAAATGCAAAAATATTAGGGTCCGTAAGAAGTCCGCATTGCGGACCTTGGCCTACTTTCAAGAGGAATGCAATTTAAGAATTTTGGACGAGAAACAGtaaggtccgcgacaa
This sequence is a window from Solanum dulcamara chromosome 10, daSolDulc1.2, whole genome shotgun sequence. Protein-coding genes within it:
- the LOC129869786 gene encoding uncharacterized protein LOC129869786, with amino-acid sequence MAKAKKIECSGSECKADEASEKASKGGGGRFLLGNWDNNEEALQMAILYFIHTFLFSQLGDTTISVDDFRMIEDGRYEHFPWGQLVYSKLMRSMRLEFTTVKQLYHLGGMPYALNAWMYECASVVHPNIAVIEENQIPRICNWRVVGLKPKYGIFMSSIISEVDFCCTKVDQKFSDLESLINSNNRKICDFESLIKSNHSVMLKAIGKEVDSLMKDRPGTCNPNRKNDFDGSGRTDSSFEQYSPTSVGEMRNNDPKFSNLCNIEEQVHDQESSEGSSPNIQSNIGHEVSVETGMATTFVHDIGHGDTNTNQNKNKFTKSNPISLAFREDIDAFNSEIHVSIDVQPLNTITPYDDQLLRYSQLPTTLPCLQIIAHDVTKTRAPRFTICDEPPREILSEYSQWIDKGLLRNHATNFGKIDYVVAYSKEKNWFYLMSQPKKCWNDEHIDVIFYYLRKKSKLQNGNHYRYTTTNCIFKDYINMAHARYYSINQDFSTQEDMARGADVSRLERSVTNIIRGLFIPAGLPWYLVDDVYIPVNCAGDYHWALLVVVLKERLKCVYDSSMGSRKKEPYVEIQKLAQMLQTYIVDNGLLEKSDRTDWSVLDTYKDKSIGMLLD
- the LOC129869787 gene encoding uncharacterized protein LOC129869787; amino-acid sequence: MYFKNPEQNKLPAKQKDLGSFTVQVTIGKYSNARGLCDLGASINLMSRSILKKLGLGELKATTILLQLADRSIARPDGIIEDVLVQVGSLIFLVDFVILDFEPNPNIPFILGRPFLATSGALIDVAAGRLTMRAHDKVEVFDVYHALKLPVVYEELSATTIIDEEVST